In one window of Temnothorax longispinosus isolate EJ_2023e chromosome 9, Tlon_JGU_v1, whole genome shotgun sequence DNA:
- the LOC139818652 gene encoding uncharacterized protein, whose amino-acid sequence MSCFGGHDEQIYLIEILIDKLTLTPVKIKDVAGHPIVIKIKLLDFPVFEFTRDDDSDASRRDQDVRFVVGKCCLFVKRPRDLVQGLRSSSLKIGVFRADDTYPTAETELTLPGCLCDQIAMIGNDPENQPRPFVMKGGVHLVDPGENPSGTLYMELTVACLGRIFRTQHELLPKSLVSGEQDKEREICVKRFVLPEFLDEKIPKDAVLQEIAPKPKVKKAKVPKGKKDKKGKKGKKKKGRK is encoded by the coding sequence ATGTCCTGTTTCGGCGGTCACGATGAGCAGATCTATCTAATCGAGATACTGATCGATAAATTGACGTTGACGCCCGTTAAAATCAAAGACGTCGCCGGGCACCCTATCGTGATCAAGATCAAACTCTTAGATTTCCCCGTGTTCGAGTTCACGCGAGACGACGACTCGGACGCATCGAGGCGCGATCAGGATGTGCGCTTTGTGGTCGGCAAATGCTGTCTGTTCGTCAAGCGACCACGGGATCTGGTCCAAGGACTACGCTCGTCGAGCTTGAAGATCGGCGTGTTTCGCGCGGACGACACCTATCCTACGGCGGAGACCGAATTAACTCTGCCGGGTTGCCTGTGCGACCAGATCGCCATGATCGGTAACGATCCCGAGAATCAACCGAGACCGTTCGTGATGAAGGGCGGTGTCCATCTCGTAGATCCGGGCGAAAATCCATCCGGTACGCTGTACATGGAACTTACCGTCGCATGCCTTGGACGCATCTTCAGGACGCAGCACGAACTGCTACCTAAATCTCTCGTTTCCGGCGAGCAGGACAAGGAACGGGAGATCTGCGTGAAGCGATTCGTATTGCCCGAGTTTCTCGATGAGAAAATTCCCAAGGACGCGGTATTGCAGGAGATCGCTCCGAAACCGAAAGTTAAAAAAGCGAAAGTACCGAAAGGTAAGAAAGATAAGAAAGGGAAGAAaggtaaaaagaagaaaggcaGGAAGTGA
- the LOC139818790 gene encoding uridine diphosphate glucose pyrophosphatase NUDT14: MNAQDYRNQVVRKRMLDLHDVRVGKVPQDSPWLKSARLNFTQDHRFKEWDIIKIHDSVCIIVFNTTRRKLVFVRQFRPAVYYASLPEDQDAIDVEHYPATLGLTLELCAGIVDKDKSLVEIAKEELKEECGYEAPTSEFEEITTYLSSASASAKQTLFYVEVTDAMRKHPGGGDESEGEVIEVVELSIPEVKDYIGSKKIQSPSSFLFGVSWFLLNKSIYCKIQY; the protein is encoded by the exons ATGAATGCACAGGATTACAGAAACCAGGTCGTGCGTAAGAGGATGCTCGATCTGCATGATGTCCGCGTGGGAAAGGTCCCGCAGGACTCGCCGTGGTTGAAAAGCGCCCGCTTGAACTTCACGCAAGACCATCGGTTCAAGGAATGGGATATAATAAAGATCCACGACAGCGTGTGTATAATTGTCTTCAATACGACTCGAAGGAAGCTCGTGTTTGTCAGGCAATTTCGGCCGGCGGTGTATTACGCGTCCCTACCGGAGGATCAAGATGCGATCGACGTCGAGCATTATCCTGCGACACTGGGACTGACCTTGGAACTCTGCGCTGGTATCGTAGACAAGGACAAGTCTCTCGTGGAGATCGCGAAGGAAGAGTTGAAGGAGGAGTGCGGCTACGAAGCACCTACTTCGGAATTTGAGGAAATTACTACTTACCT ATCCAGTGCTTCTGCTAGCGCAAAGCAAACTCTTTTCTATGTAGAAGTCACAGATGCCATGCGAAAACATCCTG GTGGTGGTGACGAGTCTGAAGGTGAAGTCATAGAAGTGGTGGAATTGAGCATTCCCGAAGTAAAGGATTACATTGGATccaaaaaaatacaaagtcCCTCCAGCTTTCTCTTTGGTGTGTCTTGGTTCCTCCTTAATAAATCCATATACTGTAAAATACAGTACTAA
- the Atg6 gene encoding beclin-1-like protein isoform X1: MVDLKTNVSFACQRCLQPLRLDSSFDHLGEHTLAELSLPIQQQVVGELEPQSDSIEHLVPPFRLTESGNGTNGFMLVGDSGETESLSHHLKVRATLFDILSSSSSADHPLCDECTDSLLLLMDQQLRMTEGEWSDYNEYLKKLEIEQQYQGHEDVEMENLTKELQDVKAEEERMKRELEALRNEEKAIKRIIEDQEKEKEKLQSEEDRYWKEYSKHRRDLMLADDECRSLDNQLAYAALQLERLKKTNVFNATFHIWHSGHFGTINSFRLGRLPSAPVDWSEINAAWGQTTLLLVALARKMNLTFKRFRLVPFGNHSYIEALDQNKELPLYGSGGFKFLWDTKFDAAMVAFLDCLQQFKEQVEKGDSEFCLPYRMDRGKIEDSATGNSYSIKIQFNSEEQWTKALKFLLTNLKWGLAWVSSQFTKDELNTN; the protein is encoded by the exons ATGGTAGACTTAAAGACAAACGTCAGTTTCGCGTGCCAACGGTGTCTGCAGCCGTTGAGACTGGACTCGAGCTTCGACCACCTCGGGGAGCACACGCTGGCCGAACTCTCAC TTCCCATACAGCAGCAAGTCGTTGGAGAATTAGAGCCCCAAAGTGACAGTATAGAACACTTAGTTCCACCATTCAGATTGACTGAGTCAGGAAATGGTACAAATGGATTTATGTTGGTTGGCGATTCCGGTGAAACGGAAAGTTTAAGTCATCACTTAAAG GTACGAGCAACGTTATTCGATATTCTCAGCAGCAGCAGTTCGGCGGATCATCCACTTTGCGATGAATGTACAGATAGCCTTTTGCTGCTGATGGATCAGCAATTACGAATGACAGAAGGAGAATGGTCAGATTATAACGAGTAtctgaagaaattagaaattgaGCAACAATATCAGGGACATGAAGATGTGGAGATGGAGAATCTGACAAAGGAATTGCAGGATGTGAAGGCCGAGGAAGAAAGAATGAAAAGGGAGCTGGAAGCATTGAGAAATGAGGAAAAGGCCATTAAGCGTATCATAGAGGATcaggagaaagaaaaggaaaaattgcAAAGTGAGGAGGACAGGTATTGGAAAGAATATTCAAAACACAGAAGAGATCTCATGTTAGCTGACGATGAATGTCGCAG TCTGGATAATCAACTGGCGTACGCAGCCTTGCAGCTCGAAAGGTTGAAGAAGACGAACGTTTTTAATGCCACATTTCATATCTGGCATTCAGGACACTTTGGAACTATAAATTCATTTCGATTGGGACGATTGCCGAGCGCGCCAGTGGATTGGAGCGAGATAAACGCCGCGTGGGGACAAACGACCCTTTTGCTGGTGGCTCTTGCGCGCAAAATGAATTTGACGTTCAAGCGTTTCCGTTTAGTGCCTTTTGGCAATCACAGTTATATCGAGGCTTTGGATCAAAACAAAGAGCTCCCACTATACGGAAGTGGaggatttaaatttttatgggACACGAAATTTGACGCAGCTATGGTGGCATTTCTGGATTGTTTGCAACAATTTAAGGAACAAGTGGAGAAAGGAGACAGTGAATTTTGTCTGCCATACAGAATGGATCGAGGCAAAATTGAAGATTCCGCGACGGGCAACTCCTAttctataaa AATACAATTCAATTCAGAAGAACAGTGGACCAAGGCCTTAAAATTCCTACTAACAAATTTGAAATGGGGTCTTGCGTGGGTTAGCTCTCAATTCACGAAGGATGAACTGAATACTAATTGA
- the Atg6 gene encoding beclin-1-like protein isoform X2, giving the protein MLVGDSGETESLSHHLKVRATLFDILSSSSSADHPLCDECTDSLLLLMDQQLRMTEGEWSDYNEYLKKLEIEQQYQGHEDVEMENLTKELQDVKAEEERMKRELEALRNEEKAIKRIIEDQEKEKEKLQSEEDRYWKEYSKHRRDLMLADDECRSLDNQLAYAALQLERLKKTNVFNATFHIWHSGHFGTINSFRLGRLPSAPVDWSEINAAWGQTTLLLVALARKMNLTFKRFRLVPFGNHSYIEALDQNKELPLYGSGGFKFLWDTKFDAAMVAFLDCLQQFKEQVEKGDSEFCLPYRMDRGKIEDSATGNSYSIKIQFNSEEQWTKALKFLLTNLKWGLAWVSSQFTKDELNTN; this is encoded by the exons ATGTTGGTTGGCGATTCCGGTGAAACGGAAAGTTTAAGTCATCACTTAAAG GTACGAGCAACGTTATTCGATATTCTCAGCAGCAGCAGTTCGGCGGATCATCCACTTTGCGATGAATGTACAGATAGCCTTTTGCTGCTGATGGATCAGCAATTACGAATGACAGAAGGAGAATGGTCAGATTATAACGAGTAtctgaagaaattagaaattgaGCAACAATATCAGGGACATGAAGATGTGGAGATGGAGAATCTGACAAAGGAATTGCAGGATGTGAAGGCCGAGGAAGAAAGAATGAAAAGGGAGCTGGAAGCATTGAGAAATGAGGAAAAGGCCATTAAGCGTATCATAGAGGATcaggagaaagaaaaggaaaaattgcAAAGTGAGGAGGACAGGTATTGGAAAGAATATTCAAAACACAGAAGAGATCTCATGTTAGCTGACGATGAATGTCGCAG TCTGGATAATCAACTGGCGTACGCAGCCTTGCAGCTCGAAAGGTTGAAGAAGACGAACGTTTTTAATGCCACATTTCATATCTGGCATTCAGGACACTTTGGAACTATAAATTCATTTCGATTGGGACGATTGCCGAGCGCGCCAGTGGATTGGAGCGAGATAAACGCCGCGTGGGGACAAACGACCCTTTTGCTGGTGGCTCTTGCGCGCAAAATGAATTTGACGTTCAAGCGTTTCCGTTTAGTGCCTTTTGGCAATCACAGTTATATCGAGGCTTTGGATCAAAACAAAGAGCTCCCACTATACGGAAGTGGaggatttaaatttttatgggACACGAAATTTGACGCAGCTATGGTGGCATTTCTGGATTGTTTGCAACAATTTAAGGAACAAGTGGAGAAAGGAGACAGTGAATTTTGTCTGCCATACAGAATGGATCGAGGCAAAATTGAAGATTCCGCGACGGGCAACTCCTAttctataaa AATACAATTCAATTCAGAAGAACAGTGGACCAAGGCCTTAAAATTCCTACTAACAAATTTGAAATGGGGTCTTGCGTGGGTTAGCTCTCAATTCACGAAGGATGAACTGAATACTAATTGA
- the LOC139818596 gene encoding uncharacterized protein — MAFKKNMSLLEREQLYMFEILIDGLHLYPEKIINNQECDLMVRINFVDLKSVDVVAEGSTKVNDRGTRNKENRFSDEYVSFEGKTCLLVRTPSDLIRSVKSTPLSIEVYRILRGEDHNPRDDAGHVLLCAATAFMPGCFCDRIAAARGKIDGLSKSYTLTKIYTLTDEHGNPCGSISMCLRLSCFGSSIINHLTLHEKSFVLRGFPLGWEVPCTKLSDEDVNDERHKTKCDNNTSLLCKILDPTYSKLHDQNDGTEAKSVMLTRPESPPRVSIDQPGFEKLTSAEKLNDHRYRGLIYETYHDEPTCSCLPTDRSTHPMMCRSGCVRSCCMALRNPDALKKYPSLATLAPDCLKLDVGRNVTYHDSARMRGGDDTDDSYLNNEALWDEEYTCHGDNINFKNRMMGGSDYDASAYAFSEAATVIYEKNKETGAGSPCRPRPRTADGIKAPDCICPGKVSSPWRTDTSRCTKKPCVGADCMIRAFKEAQEFVDSIGKVPGLVGLGLMDPSESPYFGRDVQRDYAIQEAPSERKRGYPVSAPPALPIQCPAPCNTQIGKVIAGIVSTPYVAPTAVTTGIPGRPGVVREAIPTLPEALPLLPVAVKPKKKEDKKEEKLEKQKELDVTTSAPLDVDIGPCGEPKCKSRRKKPKDDRTVPHDVVEESQKKPIQSTPPSTISAKAVGKFTGKGRYPRGKAGPGGDRGPIKVSKRVMRYVYSIGDVYPGTNYGHKNCIDPRFRVPANMGWLWNTSATVGKLKPRIGWKPGAISRYLNELLKEAKGASTLEHYRARSTPSRTSLRRGKTYKSMSYVSQVKKEGEEDAEPPPTLHIHRKDGTYYVTMYPIRQETDADASRLEEPMKPLQFKIARNKDDASVASSSTASDMEIEFSPPAAVNRYRRKPDVIHVDTQVRQQEIFDAFKPAARAADAPRKERKSKREKKGKK; from the coding sequence ATGGCcttcaagaaaaatatgtcATTATTAGAAAGGGAACAATTGTACATGTTTGAAATTCTCATTGACGGTCTACATCTATATCccgagaaaattattaataatcaagAGTGCGATTTGATGGTACGTATAAACTTCGTCGATCTCAAATCCGTCGACGTCGTAGCCGAAGGATCAACCAAGGTTAACGACAGAGGAACTAGgaataaagaaaatcgattttccgaCGAGTACGTCAGTTTCGAAGGCAAGACGTGTCTGCTCGTCCGGACACCGAGCGATTTAATACGATCCGTAAAATCGACTCCTCTTAGCATCGAAGTGTATCGGATTCTTCGCGGAGAGGACCACAACCCGCGAGACGATGCCGGACACGTTCTTCTCTGCGCGGCAACGGCATTTATGCCAGGGTGTTTCTGCGATCGCATAGCCGCGGCTAGAGGCAAGATAGACGGGCTATCAAAGTCTTACACATTGACGAAGATTTACACCTTGACCGATGAACATGGGAACCCGTGCGGGTCCATATCGATGTGCCTGAGGCTGTCGTGTTTCGGAAGCTCTATTATAAATCATCTTACGCTTCACGAAAAGTCATTCGTACTTCGAGGATTTCCTCTCGGTTGGGAGGTTCCTTGCACGAAGCTGTCCGACGAAGATGTAAACGACGAGAGGCACAAGACAAAATGTGACAACAACACATCATTATTGTGCAAAATTCTGGATCCTACGTATTCGAAATTACACGACCAGAACGATGGTACAGAGGCAAAGTCCGTGATGTTGACGAGACCGGAATCTCCACCTCGCGTATCGATTGACCAGCCGGGATTCGAGAAATTAACGAGCGCCGAGAAACTGAACGATCACAGGTATCGCGGTTTAATTTACGAGACCTATCACGACGAGCCGACTTGTTCGTGTCTACCGACAGACCGATCGACGCATCCAATGATGTGTCGTTCCGGATGCGTCCGTTCTTGTTGCATGGCTCTGAGAAATCCCGACGCTCTTAAAAAGTATCCATCGCTCGCTACGCTCGCTCCCGACTGTTTAAAACTGGATGTGGGACGAAACGTGACTTATCATGACTCTGCGAGGATGAGAGGTGGCGACGACACGGATGATAGTTACCTAAACAACGAAGCGTTATGGGACGAAGAGTACACGTGCCACGgggataatattaattttaaaaatcgcaTGATGGGTGGAAGTGACTACGACGCATCAGCCTACGCGTTTTCCGAAGCGGCAACAGTCATCTATGAGAAGAACAAGGAAACGGGTGCTGGTTCGCCATGCAGACCGCGACCAAGAACGGCGGACGGAATTAAAGCGCCCGACTGCATTTGTCCGGGAAAAGTTTCGTCGCCTTGGAGAACGGATACATCTAGGTGTACGAAAAAACCGTGCGTAGGCGCAGATTGCATGATTCGCGCCTTCAAGGAGGCCCAAGAATTCGTGGATTCAATCGGCAAAGTGCCAGGCCTGGTGGGTCTCGGCCTGATGGATCCATCCGAGAGTCCTTACTTCGGCCGTGACGTACAGAGGGATTATGCCATTCAAGAAGCACCGAGTGAGAGAAAGCGAGGATATCCCGTCTCGGCACCGCCAGCGTTGCCGATTCAATGTCCCGCACCTTGCAACACGCAGATCGGTAAAGTCATCGCCGGCATCGTCTCCACACCTTACGTCGCACCCACTGCCGTAACGACAGGGATTCCAGGACGCCCTGGTGTCGTACGCGAGGCGATACCAACGTTACCGGAAGCACTCCCGCTACTCCCGGTCGCCGTCAAGccgaagaagaaggaggacaAGAAGGAAGAAAAGTTGGAAAAGCAGAAAGAGCTGGACGTTACGACCTCCGCGCCGCTGGACGTCGACATTGGTCCCTGCGGCGAGCCAAAATGCAAATCTCGCCGGAAGAAACCCAAAGACGACCGGACGGTGCCGCACGACGTCGTCGAGGAATCGCAGAAAAAACCGATACAGTCAACCCCGCCAAGTACAATCTCCGCGAAAGCAGTCGGCAAATTCACCGGAAAGGGACGGTATCCGAGGGGTAAGGCAGGCCCGGGTGGTGACAGGGGTCCTATCAAGGTCAGCAAGCGAGTGATGCGATACGTTTATTCCATCGGCGACGTCTATCCCGGGACTAATTACGGCCACAAGAACTGCATCGATCCGCGATTCAGGGTGCCGGCGAACATGGGCTGGCTGTGGAACACGAGCGCAACGGTGGGCAAGCTGAAGCCGCGAATCGGCTGGAAGCCGGGCGCGATCAGCCGTTACCTGAACGAGCTGTTGAAGGAGGCGAAAGGCGCCTCCACGCTGGAGCATTATCGGGCGAGGTCGACACCCTCGCGCACCAGCCTGCGACGCGGCAAGACGTACAAGAGCATGAGCTACGTGTCGCAGGTGAAGAAGGAGGGCGAGGAGGACGCGGAACCGCCGCCTACCCTGCACATTCACCGTAAAGACGGCACGTACTACGTGACGATGTACCCGATCAGGCAGGAGACGGACGCGGACGCGTCGCGGCTCGAGGAGCCGATGAAGCCGCTGCAGTTCAAGATAGCGCGCAACAAGGACGACGCTTCCGTGGCGTCGAGCTCCACGGCGTCAGACATGGAGATCGAGTTCTCGCCCCCAGCGGCGGTCAACAGGTACCGCAGGAAGCCCGACGTCATTCACGTGGACACCCAGGTCAGGCAGCAAGAGATCTTCGACGCGTTCAAgccggcggcgcgggcggccgACGCGCCgaggaaggagagaaaaagcaaaagagaaaagaagggaAAGAAGTAA